A genome region from Chryseobacterium sp. G0186 includes the following:
- a CDS encoding right-handed parallel beta-helix repeat-containing protein has translation MMYANAFFTSGNSYPNDDVVQLIDNYTHEAVVYRKIGTAVDDGVMYRKKDNDFYERQWSGYVNVLWWNIKEAGISVSTVTERINKALSLGYNTFFDEMSIMINGTLYPQNNQKILSNKCTIKQTVEDKEIFNCEHKENISIQGFSLEGKGVGYAGGASSKNVAIMVHYAKNLIIEKNMFKDFTYSAVSGWLGVKHFIFRFNKVINGFSHTWATENSSYKKDNVGIVVSGENITIFKNYFENSSQGIYIAENSNFVSISDNDIENTILEHGMYLDSGISNLTVIGNRVRNTMKIGIKLQNQDNPDHPEYVCNNIIISNNIVENTGSGGDGILINNTTSLLLKVPELYAKNVVVSGNVVRNAGQHGINVRFVDLGVISNNVINDIAFSGIYISDTKGVEVCNNNIKTTQENGIMIEGNNYLLSANFNTIENPGMRNSGLEDLLTGITLRGTKNKEISLRYNKMIGSGNAMKYGVFVEFVEPESPNYEQKTFQETYEMVGNTILNIHHSGYRFLNANKALRVFRDNYMNLSGFPPVEQF, from the coding sequence ATGATGTACGCAAATGCTTTTTTTACATCGGGTAACAGTTATCCTAACGATGATGTTGTGCAATTGATAGATAATTATACCCATGAGGCTGTTGTTTATAGAAAAATAGGAACTGCCGTTGACGATGGGGTTATGTACCGAAAAAAGGATAATGATTTTTATGAAAGACAATGGTCCGGATATGTCAATGTATTGTGGTGGAATATTAAAGAAGCCGGAATCTCAGTATCAACGGTTACGGAACGTATCAATAAAGCCCTTTCCTTGGGATATAATACTTTTTTTGATGAAATGTCCATTATGATTAATGGAACACTGTATCCGCAGAATAATCAAAAAATCCTATCCAATAAGTGTACGATAAAGCAGACAGTAGAAGATAAAGAAATCTTTAATTGCGAACATAAAGAAAATATCTCTATTCAAGGTTTCAGTTTAGAAGGAAAGGGAGTTGGATATGCAGGCGGTGCTAGTTCCAAAAATGTAGCTATTATGGTTCACTATGCTAAAAATCTTATTATCGAAAAGAATATGTTTAAAGATTTCACTTATTCTGCAGTATCAGGATGGCTTGGAGTGAAGCATTTTATTTTCAGATTCAATAAGGTTATAAATGGATTTTCTCATACTTGGGCAACGGAAAATTCCAGTTACAAAAAGGATAATGTGGGAATTGTTGTATCGGGAGAAAATATCACAATTTTTAAAAACTATTTTGAAAATTCATCACAAGGTATTTATATCGCTGAAAATTCTAATTTCGTAAGTATTTCAGATAATGATATAGAAAATACAATCCTGGAGCATGGGATGTATCTTGATTCCGGTATTTCAAATCTTACTGTAATAGGAAACAGAGTTAGAAATACTATGAAAATAGGAATTAAACTTCAAAATCAGGATAATCCAGATCATCCAGAATATGTGTGTAATAATATCATCATTTCGAATAATATTGTTGAAAATACAGGATCAGGTGGAGATGGTATTTTAATTAATAATACAACATCACTATTGCTGAAGGTTCCCGAGCTTTATGCAAAAAATGTGGTTGTTTCCGGAAATGTGGTGAGAAATGCGGGCCAGCACGGAATTAATGTCAGGTTTGTAGATTTGGGTGTGATTTCCAATAATGTAATCAATGATATCGCTTTTTCAGGAATTTATATTTCTGATACAAAAGGAGTTGAAGTTTGTAACAACAATATTAAAACAACTCAGGAAAATGGAATTATGATTGAAGGCAATAATTACTTATTATCAGCTAACTTTAATACCATTGAAAATCCGGGAATGAGAAATTCTGGTTTAGAAGACCTTTTAACAGGAATTACCTTACGCGGAACCAAAAATAAGGAAATTTCATTAAGATATAATAAAATGATAGGCAGCGGAAATGCTATGAAATACGGTGTTTTTGTAGAATTTGTAGAGCCGGAAAGTCCTAATTATGAACAGAAAACTTTTCAGGAAACCTATGAAATGGTAGGAAATACGATATTGAACATTCATCATAGCGGATACAGATTCTTAAATGCAAATAAAGCACTTAGAGTATTTCGCGATAATTATATGAATTTATCAGGTTTTCCTCCTGTAGAACAATTCTAA
- a CDS encoding RDD family protein: MKTIKIPLKISELKDRRIIRRPTRQFDESGKRIYNEFEYEFPYTPTHKGNETERLFAKVVDMIPFFMIFVFIFHLPVIFGIMLSIPCVIISGTFCEWYFGTTLGKKIFKLKILDDYGNQPGFIKSLLRNILCLANFCPILTDYTPPPSHTWERQGTQMNFSMHLNNKICKTYIVKESKVEEVQKMLLLQNKKAVL; encoded by the coding sequence ATGAAAACTATAAAAATACCATTGAAAATATCAGAACTTAAAGACCGGAGAATTATTCGCAGGCCTACCCGTCAATTTGATGAATCGGGCAAAAGGATCTATAACGAATTCGAATATGAATTCCCTTACACCCCTACTCATAAAGGAAATGAAACAGAACGTCTTTTTGCCAAAGTGGTTGATATGATTCCGTTTTTTATGATATTTGTGTTTATATTCCACCTACCTGTTATTTTTGGCATTATGCTTTCGATTCCTTGTGTAATTATATCAGGAACATTTTGTGAATGGTATTTTGGAACAACCTTAGGTAAGAAAATTTTTAAGCTCAAAATTCTTGATGATTATGGAAATCAGCCCGGTTTTATAAAATCATTATTAAGAAATATTTTGTGTCTGGCCAACTTTTGCCCCATTCTAACGGATTACACTCCTCCACCCAGCCACACCTGGGAAAGACAAGGTACTCAAATGAACTTCAGTATGCATTTAAATAATAAGATCTGTAAAACTTATATTGTAAAAGAAAGTAAGGTAGAAGAAGTACAAAAAATGCTTCTGCTACAAAATAAAAAGGCTGTCCTCTAG
- a CDS encoding M20/M25/M40 family metallo-hydrolase — protein MRINRFFAVPAVVLATQFSWAQVKVDSKENLNPIVKSFVDEVNSNSQLEGMAYELLDGIGPRLVGTPEMLAANEWSAEKLRSWGIEANLQQFGTWKGWQRGTTHVDMVFPRVKSLSATQLAWSPATKKAIEAEVVVLPKVASKAEFDKWLPSVKGKIVLMAHYQKIGRSDEQIKEFATPELYEKLKSEKDQAAKDFTAYVKNIGYDNNSLPEALEKAGAAGIAISNWTGIMGANRIFGAKTSKIPMIDIDLEDYGMLYRMAEKGAQPKIKIDAQSKVLPDAKSFNTIGMIKGKEKPEEYVILSAHLDSWDGAQGATDNGTGTLTMLETMRILKKYYPNNKRTIILGLWGSEEQGLNGSRGFVADNPQIIKGVQAAFNQDNGTGRVINISGQGFVKAYDYIGKWLDGVPKAVRSHIKTDFPGMPGGGGSDHASFVAAGVPGFSLSSLNWGYFGYTWHTTKDTYDKIVFDEVKNNVILTAALAYMASEDPEFTNRERRVMPKDEKGNTVQWPEAKEPKRSSKDYK, from the coding sequence ATGAGGATAAATAGATTTTTTGCAGTACCGGCTGTAGTGCTGGCTACCCAGTTTTCATGGGCTCAGGTAAAGGTAGATTCAAAAGAGAACCTTAACCCTATCGTAAAAAGTTTTGTAGATGAAGTAAACAGCAACTCTCAGCTTGAGGGAATGGCTTATGAGCTTTTGGATGGTATAGGACCCCGTCTTGTAGGAACTCCGGAAATGCTTGCTGCCAATGAATGGAGTGCAGAAAAGCTTCGTTCATGGGGGATTGAAGCCAATCTTCAGCAGTTTGGAACATGGAAGGGATGGCAGAGAGGGACTACCCATGTTGATATGGTATTTCCAAGAGTGAAATCATTATCAGCAACCCAATTGGCATGGAGTCCGGCGACTAAAAAAGCAATTGAAGCAGAAGTAGTGGTTCTTCCTAAGGTAGCTTCTAAGGCAGAATTTGATAAATGGCTTCCTTCCGTAAAAGGAAAAATAGTGCTGATGGCACATTATCAGAAGATAGGACGTTCTGATGAACAGATCAAGGAGTTTGCTACCCCTGAACTGTATGAGAAACTTAAATCAGAAAAAGATCAGGCTGCCAAGGATTTTACAGCGTATGTAAAAAATATAGGCTATGATAATAATAGTCTTCCGGAAGCTCTGGAAAAAGCGGGAGCTGCGGGAATTGCCATTTCAAACTGGACAGGAATTATGGGGGCCAACAGAATATTTGGTGCCAAAACATCCAAAATTCCAATGATCGACATTGACTTAGAAGACTACGGAATGCTTTACAGAATGGCAGAAAAAGGAGCTCAACCTAAAATCAAAATTGATGCTCAGTCGAAGGTATTACCTGATGCAAAGAGCTTTAATACAATTGGTATGATCAAGGGTAAGGAAAAACCTGAGGAATATGTGATTCTTTCTGCCCACCTTGATTCTTGGGATGGTGCTCAGGGAGCTACAGACAATGGAACAGGAACATTGACCATGCTTGAGACGATGAGGATTCTTAAAAAATATTATCCAAACAACAAAAGAACAATTATTTTAGGATTATGGGGAAGTGAAGAACAAGGATTGAACGGGTCCAGAGGTTTTGTTGCAGATAACCCTCAGATTATAAAAGGAGTACAGGCTGCTTTCAATCAGGATAACGGAACGGGACGTGTGATCAATATCAGTGGTCAGGGATTTGTAAAAGCCTATGATTATATTGGAAAATGGCTGGATGGAGTTCCAAAAGCAGTAAGAAGTCACATTAAAACTGATTTTCCTGGAATGCCTGGTGGTGGTGGTTCTGATCATGCCTCATTTGTAGCAGCTGGGGTACCTGGGTTTTCTCTAAGTTCTCTGAACTGGGGCTATTTCGGATATACGTGGCATACCACAAAGGATACCTATGATAAAATTGTCTTTGATGAGGTGAAAAACAATGTTATTCTAACTGCTGCATTGGCATATATGGCTTCTGAGGATCCGGAATTTACCAATAGAGAAAGAAGAGTAATGCCTAAGGATGAAAAAGGAAATACGGTACAATGGCCTGAAGCCAAAGAACCGAAAAGAAGTTCTAAGGATTATAAATAA
- a CDS encoding histone H1, with product MKELIEKINAEFEAFTTEANQQAEKGNKAAGTRARKSALELSKLFKDFRKVSVEEAKK from the coding sequence ATGAAAGAACTAATTGAAAAAATCAACGCAGAATTTGAAGCGTTCACAACTGAGGCAAACCAACAAGCGGAAAAAGGAAACAAAGCTGCAGGTACAAGAGCTCGTAAATCAGCTTTAGAACTAAGCAAATTGTTCAAGGATTTCAGAAAAGTTTCTGTAGAAGAAGCTAAGAAGTAA
- a CDS encoding PLP-dependent aminotransferase family protein, producing the protein MKSYIYEVFTKIIEEQIRNGIFQPKDRLPSVREIKERYNISTSSVQSGFESLVIKGLIESVPRSGYFVSQITEEPISKMKMKLPQVVRDEVFMKNVMLTSKRSSEHRSFNNTVPGDLLIPQKLILRTMQEVIREKGASLLRYYPSNGLEALRKQIARHMGMHGCQLNPDELIITDGALQALTIALSSVTKAGDIVAVDSPCVFSILEVIANLGLKVVEIPVHYRSGFDTEYFRKICAENKISALVVTPNFHNPTGIMMSDATKKELVGIAETYELCIIENDLYSDLYFEEKRPSCIKNFDKKGLVMTYSSFSKTLAPGIRLGWLYAGSFYSKAERTKFALGRSVSPIYQELITQLLQDNKYERHLRSFRKKMSQQAFQLLEVLRKHFPEDSYFHKPQGGYSIWGQMPGNMDMLKFYQYCEEHQVLFTPGGTFSMTDQYSHHFRIVFTERITSESLEVLKKIGEKSLEFLL; encoded by the coding sequence ATGAAATCCTATATCTATGAAGTTTTTACGAAAATTATTGAAGAACAGATTCGCAATGGGATCTTTCAGCCTAAGGATCGTTTACCCTCCGTTCGCGAGATTAAGGAAAGATATAATATAAGCACAAGTTCAGTTCAATCCGGTTTTGAATCCCTTGTCATTAAAGGATTAATTGAAAGTGTGCCACGTTCAGGGTATTTTGTCTCACAGATTACGGAAGAACCTATTTCTAAAATGAAAATGAAACTTCCGCAGGTTGTTCGGGATGAGGTATTTATGAAGAATGTGATGCTGACCTCCAAAAGAAGTTCAGAACATCGTTCTTTTAACAATACAGTACCGGGTGACCTCCTGATTCCGCAAAAACTCATTCTCAGAACCATGCAGGAGGTGATTCGTGAAAAAGGTGCGTCATTACTCAGATATTATCCATCCAATGGGCTTGAAGCGTTGAGAAAGCAGATTGCAAGGCACATGGGAATGCATGGCTGTCAGCTAAACCCTGACGAACTGATTATTACCGACGGAGCGTTACAGGCATTAACCATTGCCCTAAGTTCTGTAACAAAAGCAGGGGATATTGTTGCTGTAGATAGTCCGTGTGTGTTTTCCATATTGGAAGTGATTGCTAATCTGGGGCTCAAAGTGGTTGAAATTCCTGTCCATTATCGCAGTGGCTTTGATACAGAGTATTTCCGAAAGATTTGTGCAGAAAATAAAATCAGTGCACTCGTTGTTACCCCCAATTTCCATAATCCTACTGGCATTATGATGAGTGATGCAACCAAAAAGGAATTAGTAGGAATTGCAGAAACATATGAATTGTGTATTATTGAAAATGATCTCTATTCCGATCTTTATTTTGAAGAAAAAAGACCTTCATGTATTAAAAACTTCGATAAGAAAGGATTGGTGATGACCTATTCTTCATTTTCAAAGACACTGGCACCCGGAATTCGTCTGGGTTGGCTCTATGCAGGTAGTTTCTATTCAAAGGCAGAAAGAACGAAGTTTGCTTTGGGAAGATCGGTTTCCCCGATTTATCAGGAACTTATTACTCAACTTTTACAGGATAATAAATACGAAAGGCATTTACGTTCATTTAGGAAAAAAATGAGCCAGCAGGCATTTCAGTTACTGGAGGTTTTAAGAAAACACTTTCCCGAAGATTCATATTTTCATAAACCACAAGGCGGATACAGCATTTGGGGACAGATGCCGGGGAATATGGATATGCTTAAATTCTATCAGTATTGCGAAGAACATCAGGTTTTATTTACTCCCGGTGGCACTTTTTCTATGACAGATCAGTACAGCCATCACTTTCGGATTGTTTTTACAGAACGAATTACTTCTGAAAGTTTAGAGGTATTGAAAAAAATAGGTGAGAAGTCACTGGAATTTCTTCTTTAA
- a CDS encoding helix-turn-helix domain-containing protein yields MSDQLETIEDYYKRTRKNTLEMSHSDFEAGRSHFNIFPRKYCNFKSPYNRRDYYKICFIVGKGTAHYGPHKLHVDRPVLFFPSPNIPYSWECGDDFQEGYFCLFNQEFFNGNPEFNLFKKTSLFKEWSKPFVFLNEEQTQLTHMYFEQMHKLNHSTYPFRCSGIKSNLASVLHLALESRVEEDLSLNELPANVRLYRLFDELLNKQFPLDSPAYPLVLKTASDFADHLNVHVNHLNSSVKSVTHLTTTQIIKEKMFEESKNLLKYTNWDIAQIGYTLGFEQPSHFNNFFKKHAQISPLRFKNAI; encoded by the coding sequence ATGAGTGATCAACTGGAAACCATAGAAGATTATTACAAACGCACCCGCAAGAATACGCTGGAAATGTCACATTCGGATTTCGAGGCAGGAAGATCTCATTTCAATATTTTCCCCCGAAAATACTGTAATTTCAAAAGTCCTTATAACCGACGTGATTATTATAAAATATGTTTCATTGTAGGAAAAGGGACTGCTCATTATGGCCCTCATAAACTGCATGTTGACCGTCCTGTTCTCTTTTTCCCTTCTCCCAACATTCCTTATTCGTGGGAGTGTGGTGATGATTTTCAGGAAGGCTATTTCTGCTTATTCAATCAGGAATTTTTTAATGGAAACCCGGAATTTAATTTGTTTAAAAAGACTTCTCTGTTTAAAGAATGGAGCAAACCTTTTGTATTTCTGAATGAAGAACAGACTCAACTGACCCATATGTATTTTGAGCAGATGCACAAACTGAATCATTCTACTTATCCGTTCCGTTGCAGTGGGATCAAAAGCAACCTTGCCTCTGTATTACATCTTGCCTTGGAAAGCCGTGTAGAAGAAGATTTAAGCCTTAACGAGCTTCCTGCCAATGTTCGTTTGTACCGTTTGTTTGATGAACTGCTTAACAAACAGTTTCCTTTGGATTCTCCTGCTTATCCTTTAGTTTTAAAGACCGCTTCTGATTTTGCTGATCATCTGAATGTGCATGTTAATCATTTGAATTCATCGGTAAAATCTGTCACTCATCTTACTACCACACAGATCATTAAGGAAAAAATGTTTGAAGAGTCTAAAAACCTGTTGAAGTACACCAACTGGGATATTGCTCAAATAGGTTATACTCTTGGTTTTGAACAACCCTCTCACTTTAATAACTTCTTTAAAAAGCATGCCCAAATTTCTCCTTTAAGATTCAAGAACGCTATTTAA
- a CDS encoding MFS transporter — MLREASEQRIRLITIMAFVSIPLSGFVTDIYLPSFPSMAKEMMVSEKDIQITLTSYLLSYGISQLFVGGILDSIGRYRPKLLALFVLILSSILITTTNSILLICLLRILQGAAVSVLVVATRAIFVDLYDSEKVKHYLSYFTIVWSCGPILAPFLGGYLEKLFNWHANFYFLAFYAGFLFLFEWFFSGESLPQKKKLDLSENISLYKMMLKNRIFMLGIFILGLSYSIVMLFNITGPFIIENTFHFTPVVIGYCTLILGFSWMIGGFIGKRRLTLDFKPRILQPILLQLILITGLIITSYFAESLFIMVPFAFFIHICSGILFTSFFTTSMLYFPKNAGTAGGLMGGLVYVITSITSFIISISGTVTEQKDLSWRYLIIACLLLGIILIMNQAVKKEKAEN; from the coding sequence ATGTTGAGAGAAGCATCTGAACAACGCATCAGATTAATAACCATTATGGCTTTTGTGTCTATTCCCCTTTCGGGATTCGTCACTGATATTTACCTGCCGTCTTTCCCCTCCATGGCCAAGGAGATGATGGTTTCGGAAAAAGACATCCAGATTACACTAACATCTTATCTGTTAAGTTATGGAATTTCCCAGTTATTTGTAGGAGGAATTCTGGACAGCATTGGCCGCTATCGCCCTAAATTACTTGCTTTATTTGTTTTAATATTGAGCAGTATTTTAATTACCACCACCAACAGTATTTTATTAATATGCCTGCTCCGTATTCTTCAGGGAGCTGCTGTTTCTGTTCTTGTTGTGGCTACCCGTGCCATTTTTGTAGACCTCTATGATTCGGAAAAAGTGAAGCATTATTTGAGTTATTTTACTATTGTATGGTCCTGTGGTCCTATTCTGGCACCTTTTCTTGGAGGTTACCTTGAGAAATTATTCAACTGGCACGCCAACTTCTATTTCCTTGCCTTTTATGCAGGATTTTTATTCCTGTTTGAATGGTTCTTCAGTGGCGAAAGTCTTCCCCAGAAAAAGAAGCTTGATCTTTCAGAAAATATCAGTTTATATAAGATGATGCTTAAAAACAGGATCTTTATGCTGGGTATTTTTATTCTGGGACTAAGCTATTCTATCGTCATGTTATTCAATATTACTGGACCATTTATCATTGAAAACACATTCCACTTTACCCCTGTAGTGATTGGATATTGTACCCTGATCTTAGGCTTCTCATGGATGATTGGCGGTTTTATCGGAAAGCGTAGGCTGACTCTGGACTTTAAACCAAGAATACTACAGCCTATTCTGCTTCAGCTGATCCTGATTACAGGTTTAATTATCACCAGCTACTTTGCAGAAAGTCTTTTCATTATGGTACCGTTCGCCTTTTTCATTCATATATGTTCCGGAATTTTGTTTACCTCATTTTTCACGACAAGTATGCTGTATTTTCCTAAAAATGCAGGAACAGCAGGTGGATTAATGGGTGGATTGGTCTATGTGATCACCTCAATAACCAGCTTTATTATTTCCATAAGCGGAACCGTGACGGAACAAAAGGATCTTTCCTGGCGATACCTCATCATCGCCTGTTTACTTCTGGGAATCATCCTGATTATGAACCAGGCCGTTAAAAAAGAAAAAGCAGAGAATTAA